TAAAACTGCCGTAATGAACATCCAGCGGGGTGCCGTTCGTGATCGCTTGCGGCTGGGCGTTGTCGGTCATGTAACCCCAGATCGAGGCCGGGGATTTCGTGGTCCCGGCCGGCTGATACCAGCCATTCCCCGGTTGCAGCTGAAAGAACGCGTTATTGTGCGGGAATGTCGCTACCTCAGTCGGGTCGGCGTAGACCCCGTAACCGGTCCCTGATCCCGGTCCGTTGATCCACACCATGCTAAAGTTGTTGTTGTCGCAATACCCCAGCAGGATACCGTGCTGGCTTCCAATCGGCGTGAGCTGGAGGTTGATGAAGCTGTTGTGACAAGCGTTACAACCGCCCGATCCGGTCAACCATAAACACGCCTTGCCCTCCGTAGTCGTCGAAATTATATTGATCCGCTCGAAGACGTTCCAGGAGCTGACCCCACCGGCCGCGACCCCCTCCGAGGTAATCATGATCCCGGCCGTAAGCGGTTGGAAAATGTAGAGCCCCTTGTAGTTGCCGTTCGACGCCGAAGTCAGGTCTAAAATCACCCCGGCCCGATCCGCGCCATAAAAACAGAGGTTTTCAATCCCGGCCTTATCCGAAAATACATGACGGAACCGCACCATCGTTTCCCGCGTCGCCCCCTGCCAGTGAAGATATGTGTTAAAAAATGGGATGCTGTTGACCGGAGTAAATACCTCGGCCGATCCTGCCGAGTTCCCAACCAACCGGACCGGCGCGTCGATCGTCAGCGTTTCCGTGATCTTATACCCACCCACCGGGAAGTAGACCGTCCCGCCGCCGTCCGCTTTCGCCGCAGCGATCGCCGCCTTGATCGCCGCCGTGTCATCGGTCGTTGTGTCCCCGACCGCGCCGTAGTTCTTGACGTTGTAGACCGGCAAAGCCCCCGAACAAGTCGAGGAAGTCCCGCTCAAGACAGAATATGCGGCGGTCTCAATCGTCGCGGTCTTGAACATATAGCGGGCATCATTCGCCGCCCGATCCGCCCCGAGCGGGACGTGCCGCAAGCCGGCCTCGTTCGGGTAAATCGCCAAAACGGAGCCGGCCAGGATGAAGGCAAAAATTAATGACGAAAATAATCTTTTCATGTTTTAGCTGATCCTATGGATCGACAAATTGGTCCTGCAGCCGGCAGCGTCATAATTTAGGGTGTTTGCTTCATTGAGCCAGACCCCTATTTTTAGGGTTTGCCCTGCGGGGATATAGACGACATCAGAAATCGCCATTGAAAAACCGGCCGTCCCCGAAGACCGAGAACTGACCTGTTTATAACTGGCAGAATTTACATAAATACCAATGATGTATACGCCTTGATCTGTCGTTGCGCCGGCAAGTTCAATGACAGAAGCAACCGCATAATATCCCGACGCTATCGCGGTAAATATCCCAGTTGAATTGTCATATTCCCCCAAGTTGTCATAATTTTCAGTATTAAATACTACAACAGTTGTTTCCTGCGAATTTATTGACTGGACCGATCCGGTCCGGCCTGCCCTTGCCCTCGACGCGCCGGTGATTGACACCTGGCCCTCGATCGTAACTGATCCCGCGTTATATAGGATCCCGCTCGCGCCATAAAAAGAGTAATCCGCGGCCGCGCCAGTCCCCCCGGAACCCGCAGCATAAACACCGATATTTTTCCCCACCGAATGAGCGTAGGAGCTTTCGCCTACAACGCCCCGGGCTTCGACGTTATCCGTGCTGCCCCTTGTTGCTTTGCCATAAACTCCCTGCGCTAAATAAGTAGAGTTAGTAAGTGCCACGCCTAACACGCCAACCCCACTTGTCGAATTTGATTTTGCTTCACTAACTAACCCATAAAGATAGGGGCTGGTGAAAGTAGTATTAGCCCGGCTGACTATCATTTGCGCGGCTGGGAAATCGGCAAAGGCGGCGTTGGTGCCGACTCGCGTTACTCCAGCGATCGTTGCCGCTCCGGTGAGCTGGATATCCGACCCTGTTATCTGGCCGGTGACCTCCAAGGTGCCGGTTGCCGAGACATTTTTGACCGCCAGCGAGCCCCAGCGATATACGGACGTGCCGAGCGCGGCGGTTTCTGCGGTCGAGCGGACGCCGGTCGAAAGCCGCGGGTTCCAGTCTCCGGTCATGTGCAGGTGCATCGCCGTAAAATCATCGGCGTCAATTATGGCGGTCCCATCGCCCGTATCGTTGACTGGGGTAAACCAAGTATCGGTATTATCGGCCAGCGCCCCGCTCCCGATCATCAGCAAAAATAAAAGCCCTGATAACAGTTTTTTTAACATCTTTTTCCTCCCCTATATTTTCCTGACATCAACGAACGACCTAAAACTCATCACGTCTTGCCCTATTCTCGTCGCCTTCATGTCCTTTTCGATCTTGATCCCGCCGCGCCGGCCGGTATAACGGCCGGTTCCCAAGCGCCCAAAAGACCCTTGGCCAAAGAGTGACGGAGGGATATACCCGGGATCACCGAAGTAATTGACCCTCAGCCGATCGAGCAGACCGATTTGCGGCACGAACTTCGTTTCCAGCGAGATCTCTTCTTTCGGCTCTTTATAGGCGGCCAGATATTCGTCGCTGACCGCCTGCCGTTTGGCGTCGGTGGTGATCAGCCGGTTATCGAGCGAGTAGGTCCTTACCCCATATTTGTCCGACGAGCTGCCGTCGCCCGGCGTCCAGGTCTCCGACGAGGAGATCGGCGGATCGGTGTTGTACCAGGAAAAGCGGTTAAAGACCTTATCCAGCCCCTCGTTATAATTCGAGGCGTTGTAGATATTGATGTCCTTGCCGCGCGAACCCGGGCCGTTAAAGGTGAATTCAACGCCGGCCGACGCGTCCTTGCTCACAAAATATAAGACGAAATCCGGCCCGACCCACCAGGCCGAGTGGCTGGCGGCCGCCATATAGTCCAGGGCGTCTTTGCAGGACCAATCGCTGAAGTCGTAGGAATCGACCACCACGTCCAGGCCGGGAGTGATCACCACGCCCTCCAGTTTGGAATGGAAAACGTACTCACCGCCGACCTTCAGGTCATAGAGGAGCTGAACGACCTCTGAAACGCTCTTGTTGTCGTACCAGTCAATGCTTCCGTTCTCGAAAGTCCCCTCATTGAGGTCGCTGGCCGTTTGCGTATCGAAAATAGACGAGGGCGCCAGGCACGGCAGGTAGATGGTTCCGTTAGCTTGCGCGACGATATTGTCGCCGACGATCATCCCGGCGCCGATATCGTAGGAGTATTCGACGTCGTTTTCGTCGATATACCCGGCTTCGACCTTGACTTTCGTGTCGTGCCGCGTCAGATACCCGTAAAAATAACTGCTTGACCGGGTTTCCGCGGCGAATTGAAAGGTATCGTTCCGGCAGGTAATTCCGAACCCGCCCTGGGTGAAGTTGTTCAACTCGAGGTTGTCGATGTTTTGGATGATCGTATCGACGTCCAGGACGTAATCCGTAATATCCAGCCAGTCGGCCTCGTAGCCCGGGGCGCCGATCAGGCGGCGTTTGATCTTGATCCGCTTAAAACAGCGGGCATAATCCTTGCTTATTTCATCGAGTATTGCCATTATGTTTCCTTTACGTTGAACGAGCCCCGATAACACTGCTCGCCGGCCGGGCCCCAGACCGAGACTTTGTCGAATTGCGGCTGGATCATATTGACGTAATACTGCTTTTCCGGCTTGCTGTCGTCGGGCATGAGCCAAAAGCTAAGATGGAGGTTTTTTAGGTTCGTGATATAGTCGACGTAGGTTTCCAACAGGTCGTTAAAGGTAAAAACATTCTGGTACTTCGGTTTCATGGCCTCGACCACCACAACGCTACCGCCATCGGCTTTCTCATGCTCGTTTTGCTTGTAATAAGGGACGTTGTTTTCGGTGTCCCAAAGGTTGCCGGGGGCCAGCGAGAAATACTCGTTGTAGGCCAGGAATTCCCCGATATATTTCTGCGCGTTCGCCACGATCGTCGTGACCGCGCTGATCTTGACCTTGAGCGTGCTTACGGCCGTGAACGTAAAGAGATTGTTTGCCTCCGCGTTCACCGTTTCGTTGATCGGCGTCGAGAAGTCGACGTAGGCGGAGCCGTTCCAATACTGGACGGTAAACTGCTTGAAGTTGTGCGTGAGCAAGCTGATCGCGCTGATCGTCCGGGCCGCCGCCCAAACGACCTCGATCGTCTCCGTCGTCGCGTCGTTGCTGCCGACCGAGGTCCACACCGTCGCCGCGTTACGATCGTAAACATTCGCTACGCCGGCGCCGGTCGACGCCGCGATCGTCGTAAATAGTTCGATCTGGTTGCGGTTATAAAAGCGCATCATCAGTTAAGCCCCAGCGTCAGATTGCGGCGCTCGATTTTCCCCAGGTAATAACCGATCGCTTTCGCGAATTTTAGCGCTTCGGCTTCGTTCCCCATCAACGCCCCGGCCTGAATGGTGATCTGAAAGGTGTCGCCGCCCCCGAGTTTCCCGATGTTCTTAGCCCCTACGACCGTATCCTTTGGCGAGATCTTGATAATCCCCTGGCCGGGGCGGGAAATGAAGTCATTCGCCGACGTAGGCGTGCCGACCAATTCCTGCAAAGATTTTTTGACCTCTTGAAGTTCGGTTAGGATCGTCAGCCGATCTTCGGACGGAGTAGCCAGATACTTTTCGCGGGCGGCAATTTCAGTCTGGTAGTACACCAGATTAGATAATTCTTCGCCGGTCAATGCTCTGGTCTTTTGAGCGTCTTGCAGTGATTTTTGTTTGGCTAAAAGATCAGTAAGCTCGGTGTTGATTTGCGAGTCGTTTTTCGTCAATAACCCGGCTTCTTTACTTAATACCGATTGGAGATTTGAGAGCAACTTTCCCTTTGCCTGCGCCTGGGTCATGCCGGACACGCCTAAGTAATTGGCCAGATCACCGCTGTAGGTACTGTCGGCCCCAAGGGCCAAAGAGTCAAGAGCGGATACGGCTTTTTGAGCATAAGATTTTTCTTTCCCGATCTCACTAATGGCTTTATTTGCTCGCTCAGATAACCATTCGAATTTTTCGGCAACCAGTTCGGCCGTTGTTCTTGACAGGTTGCCGAGCGTTTCAAGGAACCCCCCTACCAAGCCACCAATTAAACCTCCCACTCCGCCGGCCAGCACCGTTCCGAGGTCCCCGAACTGCCCCAGCATGGAATTTAGGCCGGCCGCCATTGGCTTAAAGGCGTTGGTCACGACGGTATTCGTCATGTCCTTAGCCAGCTTGTCCCACATCGCCTGGATATTCGTCGCCCCGGTCATGAACGCGTCGGCCATAAGACGGGCGGTGATCTCGGTTTTCTTAACCTCATAATCGCTGATTTTATCGATCAGCTTTATTCGCTCGTCGTGCTGAAGTTTTTTGTCCTTGGTTATCTGTAGCTCAATCGCTTTTAGCTTCGGGACGTTACCGTCGGCCAATTTAATCTGACGGTCCCAAAATTCGGCTTCGGCCTTGCTTTTTTTGTCGGCGGTTTCCTGGGTGGCCTTGGCTTCGGCGGCCAATTGTTCTTTAGTTTTTTCGGTCTTAATTGTTTGCGCTGTCGCCTGCTTTTCGATTTCCTTTGTGCCCTTGCCGATCAGTTCGTTAAAATCCAAAACCGCTTTTTGAAATTGCCCGGTTAAAAATTCTCGCTGGATCTTGCTCGTTAACAACCAATTCTCCATTGCCCTAACAATCAACAGGATCCCGGACTGCATCTTGATCAGCGCTGGAAATACTTCAGTATTGATCTCCAAGCCAAGCGACTGACTGATCATCTTGTAGTCGTTCATCTTGCGGTTTAGCTGTTCCAGCTTGTCCTTGTCGAGGTCGCTTAAAATGAGACCGAGCTCTTCGGCGGTTTTAGTAACATTAGCCATTTCCTCGGCATCGGCAGAAAGAAAATCATGCAACTCTTTCCCGGACTTACCAAACAAATCCATTTCCATCGCCGTGGCTTGCGCCCCATCCCCAAGTTCTTTTTCCTTGACCCGCACTTGGGTCATGATGTCATCCATTGAACGAAGTTTGCCGTTCGTGTCGGTGGTTATAATCCCCCACCGCTCAAGAGCATCTTTGCCTCCGAGAATATTTTTAGCCAGAATCGACATGCCGTTCGCCACGGCTTCCGCCGACACTCCAACGTGCCCCGCCTGGACAACCCACCGCGACGACTGTTCTGCCGAAGCTCCTGTTATATCTCCCACCTTGTCGACAGCTTCAGCATACTCAAGAGCGCGATCGCTCATATTTTTCATGGCGGCCACGACGGCGGCCGCCGACATCGCCGGTAAGAGCGCGGAGAAAGTGGACTTGAGGAGTTTTACGCCCTCATTGGTCTCGTCGCCTTTCTTTTTGAGCTTATCAAGGCCATCGAGGATCTGCTCGATCCCCTGCCCTTCCTTGAGGGCCTTGATAATTAACCGTAGTTCTTGGTCGGTGGCCATTATTTTTTAAGCCCCATCATTATTTTCATCCTCTGCACTTCGATCTCTGCCTGGGCTTTCGCGTCACGCTGCCGGAGGTCATGGTCGAAGAATAAAACGGCGGTAAGGAACGGAAGGCCGGCCCAGACAGGAACCCCAAGGTGGTGAAGCAATGCCAGGGCTCCCAGGGTATAGAACACCTCGCGCATTTACCTCACCACCTTTATCAAAATTTAGAGCGCCGAGTAATCGATCGAACTCTGGAGCGTGTAGCTGATCGGAACATTTGCCCCGTCGACGTCGCCGGCGAACATTTCGAATCCGACCGTTTCCTTGAGCTGAGCCGAACCGCTCCTGTCCGGCAAGGGATTTTTGAACCGTACCACCGGCATGGTAACCGTCAGCTTGTAGGGATCGGCGCCGGCGATGAGCTGGGACGAGGTGTAGGTGATCGCAATCGCGACGTCGGTCGCCAGCCGGAATTTATCCCAGTTCGAGAGATCTTCGAAGTCCAGCACAAACGACCCCTCTCCCTTGTAGTTCCCGCTAACGTCCGGCTCGATCGTCTCCCCTCCGGCCCCTACCTTGTGGTTCGGGACCACCAGGCCGTTATCTTCCGTCCACTGGACCGAATCCAGATAGGCCGCCGCGCCGGCGATCGTCATCGCGGCTTCGGAGAAGATCAGCGGAAAGGTCGATGGATAGGTGAAGGTCGTAAGGGAGCCTTCGGTCCCGAACTTACCCCCGCCGTCACACCCAAAGATCAGGAACTGCGCGGCGCCTGCCATCGCCTGCGAGAAGTTCAGCTTCTTGATCTTATAACCGGGGACCATCAGCGGATTCTCGCCGCCCTTGCTGTCTTCGAGCGACATACTCTGATCGGACACCACGCCCGGCTGAAAGACGTTCGAATAGACCCCGGGATTTATCTGGGTCGTGCTGGGCGTGCCGTAGGCGACCAGCAGGAAGTACCCGAGGATGTCCGGATAGGCGTTGAATTCCCAGCCGCCCGGGGTCCACTGCTTGCCGGCACGAGGTGTCGGTGCGTAGCGGCTGGCGCAGCCCTCTCCGTCCCGGGGGGCCATTTCGACATCCGGCTTGATCG
This region of Candidatus Margulisiibacteriota bacterium genomic DNA includes:
- a CDS encoding phage tail tube protein, whose protein sequence is MRSGNEGQLKFAIEDAWADGKTPSISVPTLKSTIKPDVEMAPRDGEGCASRYAPTPRAGKQWTPGGWEFNAYPDILGYFLLVAYGTPSTTQINPGVYSNVFQPGVVSDQSMSLEDSKGGENPLMVPGYKIKKLNFSQAMAGAAQFLIFGCDGGGKFGTEGSLTTFTYPSTFPLIFSEAAMTIAGAAAYLDSVQWTEDNGLVVPNHKVGAGGETIEPDVSGNYKGEGSFVLDFEDLSNWDKFRLATDVAIAITYTSSQLIAGADPYKLTVTMPVVRFKNPLPDRSGSAQLKETVGFEMFAGDVDGANVPISYTLQSSIDYSAL
- a CDS encoding glycosyl hydrolase family 28-related protein, giving the protein MKRLFSSLIFAFILAGSVLAIYPNEAGLRHVPLGADRAANDARYMFKTATIETAAYSVLSGTSSTCSGALPVYNVKNYGAVGDTTTDDTAAIKAAIAAAKADGGGTVYFPVGGYKITETLTIDAPVRLVGNSAGSAEVFTPVNSIPFFNTYLHWQGATRETMVRFRHVFSDKAGIENLCFYGADRAGVILDLTSASNGNYKGLYIFQPLTAGIMITSEGVAAGGVSSWNVFERINIISTTTEGKACLWLTGSGGCNACHNSFINLQLTPIGSQHGILLGYCDNNNFSMVWINGPGSGTGYGVYADPTEVATFPHNNAFFQLQPGNGWYQPAGTTKSPASIWGYMTDNAQPQAITNGTPLDVHYGSFNGGGAPIVHNSTPGLTIEAWRVRVVGSVETTGGFVGDGSRLTGVPAVSANYATLSGTASSCSGNALTATTATALNASNIYTATGFISTDLSTLDGVTIQNGGALTITGGTNTFNLTNGTASLDIATAKTVDVNANVTITNNFTNAYGTFTPTVELVGGTGNVVPVYSTATGRWDIISRQCHIQVQLSGDGGDEGAGTGVVNVHLPFTVAAHRLRQTVGRAVNNSAYYTLWANTAATATKISLIIKDANADTITNFKGSDQNATDRAIDLDFWMEI